A genomic stretch from Candidatus Aminicenantes bacterium includes:
- a CDS encoding diguanylate cyclase — protein MKFRTNLAKRSKSFWAIAGFVLIGGVGILDFLTGYELAFSLFYLIPVSIVAWYAGQRLGIVAAVLSAFVWLVADVLAGSLYSSPFIYTWNTFIRFSFFVITVFLLANLRKALDSEKELARTDYLTGVVNSRFFYDLVQIENDRLQRHERPFTIAYIDLDNFKSLNDQFGHSVGDRVLHTVANSAKRSLRKTDVVARLGGDEFVLLLPETDEKSARVVLAKIHTCLLKEMRQSHWPITFSIGVLTCHAAPPTPDYLVRMADELMYTVKHEGKDAIRYSVYTG, from the coding sequence ATGAAATTTCGAACCAACCTGGCGAAGCGAAGTAAATCCTTTTGGGCCATAGCTGGCTTTGTCCTCATCGGCGGAGTCGGCATCCTTGACTTCTTGACGGGTTATGAGCTTGCATTTTCACTGTTTTATCTGATCCCCGTTTCCATCGTGGCCTGGTACGCCGGCCAGCGCCTCGGAATCGTGGCCGCGGTGCTGAGCGCCTTCGTATGGCTCGTGGCGGACGTGCTGGCGGGAAGTTTATATTCAAGTCCCTTCATTTACACGTGGAACACCTTCATCCGCTTCAGTTTTTTTGTCATCACCGTATTTCTCCTGGCCAATTTAAGAAAGGCGCTGGACAGTGAAAAGGAATTGGCCCGAACCGACTACCTGACCGGGGTGGTCAATTCACGTTTCTTCTATGATTTGGTGCAGATAGAAAACGACCGTCTGCAAAGGCACGAGCGCCCCTTTACCATTGCCTATATCGATCTGGACAACTTCAAATCCTTGAACGACCAATTCGGACATTCGGTGGGCGACCGGGTCCTCCACACCGTGGCGAATTCCGCCAAGAGGAGTTTGCGAAAAACCGACGTGGTGGCGCGGCTTGGCGGTGATGAATTCGTGTTGTTGCTGCCCGAAACCGACGAAAAATCGGCCCGCGTGGTGCTGGCCAAGATTCACACCTGCCTGTTGAAGGAAATGCGGCAGAGCCATTGGCCGATCACGTTCAGCATCGGCGTGTTGACCTGCCATGCCGCCCCACCGACTCCCGATTACTTGGTGCGCATGGCCGATGAACTGATGTATACGGTAAAGCATGAAGGCAAGGATGCGATCCGCTACTCCGTTTATACGGGCTAG
- a CDS encoding carbon starvation protein A: MIALIVLGSAAVLAAAYLVYGRFLASRLQLDDSKPTPAVTVNDGQDYVPASAGLLLGQHFSAISAAGPIVGPVLAGIWFGWLPALMWIILGSIFIGGVHDFSSLIASVRHGGASIGEIVRRNLSPTAYRLFLAFVWLCLVYVIAAFTDITAQTFRAMGGSGEPFGAGVAASSLFYILAAMAMGILLYRWRWKVGKATLVFLPLVMLIIWLGPHLPASWLHLIASVPVKGWDVVLLGYCFFAAIIPVWLLLQPRGYLGGWLLYLVIAAGLGGALFGRIPLAYPALNLHGLASVLNGKPLLPLLFITIACGACSGFHGIVASGTTSKQLARERDARPVGYGAMLLEALVAVLALATVMALAPGSPALKEDPNLIYARGIARYLGLAGIDPALALSFALLAFSTFVYDTLDVCTRLARYILQEFTGLKGRAGGWLATAATLVLPLLFLLSTKEKGYLVAWPIFGSSNQLLAALTLLALAVWLKHSGRRIGFVIIPLAVMLVMSMWSLVLLVKPFLSGSTGFDNLLSAVLGLILLVLSLFLLAETARVLNRRRAEPVARDQKR; this comes from the coding sequence GTGATCGCCCTGATCGTTCTCGGGTCGGCGGCTGTGCTCGCCGCAGCCTATCTTGTCTACGGCCGTTTCCTGGCAAGCCGCCTGCAGCTGGACGACTCCAAGCCCACGCCGGCGGTGACGGTAAACGACGGCCAGGATTATGTTCCCGCCTCCGCCGGGCTTCTGCTCGGGCAGCATTTTTCGGCCATCTCCGCCGCCGGGCCGATCGTCGGGCCGGTTTTGGCCGGGATCTGGTTCGGCTGGCTGCCGGCGCTGATGTGGATCATCCTCGGCTCCATCTTCATCGGCGGCGTTCACGATTTTTCCAGCCTGATCGCCTCGGTGCGCCATGGCGGGGCATCGATCGGTGAGATCGTGCGCCGCAACCTTTCGCCGACCGCCTACCGGCTTTTCCTGGCTTTCGTCTGGCTGTGCCTGGTGTACGTCATCGCCGCTTTCACCGACATCACCGCCCAGACCTTCCGCGCCATGGGCGGCAGCGGCGAACCCTTCGGTGCCGGCGTGGCCGCCTCCTCGCTCTTCTATATCCTGGCGGCTATGGCCATGGGCATCCTCCTCTATCGCTGGCGCTGGAAAGTGGGCAAAGCGACCCTGGTTTTCCTGCCCCTGGTCATGCTGATTATCTGGCTGGGGCCGCACCTGCCGGCCTCTTGGCTCCATCTCATCGCCTCGGTCCCGGTCAAGGGCTGGGACGTCGTCCTCCTGGGCTACTGCTTCTTCGCCGCCATCATCCCGGTCTGGCTGCTGCTGCAGCCGCGCGGCTACCTGGGCGGCTGGTTGCTCTATCTGGTCATTGCCGCCGGGCTGGGCGGGGCCCTGTTCGGCCGCATCCCCTTGGCCTACCCGGCGCTCAACCTCCATGGCCTGGCCAGCGTGCTGAACGGCAAGCCGCTGCTGCCGCTGTTGTTCATCACCATTGCCTGCGGCGCCTGCTCGGGCTTCCACGGCATCGTCGCTTCCGGCACTACGTCCAAGCAGCTGGCGCGCGAACGCGACGCGCGGCCTGTCGGCTACGGTGCGATGCTGCTCGAGGCGCTGGTGGCGGTGCTGGCCCTGGCCACGGTCATGGCCCTGGCGCCGGGCTCGCCGGCGCTGAAAGAAGATCCCAACCTGATCTATGCCCGCGGCATCGCCCGCTACCTGGGGCTGGCCGGGATCGATCCCGCCCTTGCCCTATCGTTCGCGCTGCTGGCTTTTTCGACCTTCGTCTACGACACCCTCGACGTCTGCACGCGCCTGGCGCGCTACATCCTGCAGGAGTTCACCGGGTTGAAGGGGAGAGCCGGCGGCTGGCTGGCGACCGCCGCGACCCTGGTCCTGCCGCTGCTCTTCCTGCTCTCGACCAAGGAAAAGGGCTACCTGGTGGCCTGGCCGATCTTCGGCTCCAGCAACCAGCTGCTGGCGGCGCTGACCCTGCTGGCCCTGGCCGTGTGGCTGAAGCACAGCGGCCGCCGCATCGGCTTTGTCATTATCCCGCTGGCGGTCATGCTGGTCATGAGCATGTGGTCGCTGGTCCTGCTGGTGAAGCCATTCTTGTCGGGCAGCACGGGTTTCGACAACCTGCTGTCGGCTGTCTTGGGCCTGATATTGCTCGTGTTGAGCCTGTTCCTGCTGGCCGAAACGGCGCGCGTCCTGAACCGGCGGCGCGCGGAGCCCGTTGCTCGCGATCAGAAGCGATGA